A single region of the Candidatus Poribacteria bacterium genome encodes:
- a CDS encoding T9SS type A sorting domain-containing protein, with protein SAQLQSHITALLANYPNPFNPETWIPYRLAKASEVVVEIFASNGQVVRRLQLGHQPAGIYQSRSRAVYWDGKNEYGEPVASGLYFYTFTAGNFTATRKMFILK; from the coding sequence CTTCAGCACAGTTGCAATCTCATATAACCGCTTTGTTGGCGAACTACCCAAACCCATTTAACCCGGAGACGTGGATTCCTTATAGGTTAGCGAAAGCGTCAGAAGTTGTTGTGGAGATCTTTGCTTCAAATGGGCAAGTCGTGCGTCGGCTGCAACTCGGTCATCAACCCGCTGGCATCTACCAAAGTCGTAGCCGTGCTGTTTACTGGGATGGCAAGAATGAATACGGTGAACCCGTAGCAAGTGGTTTGTATTTCTATACGTTCACCGCTGGCAACTTCACCGCCACCCGGAAGATGTTCATCCTCAAATAG
- a CDS encoding LamG domain-containing protein translates to MFLRISILILFIACLFVAIPLADAQLPLEGVVSYWSFDEGTIAGGKVEDVLGDNDGELDGNPKPVAGKVGKALEFNGENLVHIPGTASLEFAGAEEMSVVAWVNADSDSPVKGVVAGCCGTIVAQRDVNGWALRFDGRNAGQEMEFIVTPGWQGDGGFGAAAFKKGEWHHMVGVVNKKEMLLYVDGKLEKEQNYNGPMTTGGSETEIGKAGDGGFVGIIDEVMIYSKALSAGEVKQVFEAEGLPVEPQGKLATRWAQIKSSF, encoded by the coding sequence ATGTTCCTAAGAATATCAATACTAATTCTGTTTATTGCGTGCCTTTTTGTCGCAATTCCTTTAGCGGACGCGCAACTCCCATTAGAGGGTGTCGTAAGTTACTGGTCCTTTGATGAAGGAACCATCGCGGGCGGTAAGGTTGAGGACGTTTTAGGTGACAACGATGGTGAACTCGACGGGAACCCGAAACCAGTTGCTGGCAAAGTTGGAAAAGCCCTTGAGTTTAATGGCGAGAATCTCGTCCACATTCCCGGCACCGCTTCACTGGAATTTGCGGGTGCGGAAGAGATGAGCGTTGTTGCTTGGGTGAATGCTGACAGTGATAGCCCCGTCAAAGGCGTTGTCGCTGGATGTTGTGGGACGATTGTTGCGCAACGTGATGTCAACGGTTGGGCGTTGCGGTTTGACGGCAGAAACGCCGGACAAGAAATGGAATTTATTGTCACACCAGGATGGCAAGGTGATGGCGGTTTTGGTGCCGCAGCCTTCAAAAAAGGCGAATGGCACCACATGGTAGGGGTCGTTAATAAGAAAGAAATGCTACTCTATGTTGATGGCAAATTAGAGAAAGAACAGAACTACAACGGTCCTATGACAACGGGAGGTTCGGAAACCGAGATTGGCAAAGCAGGTGATGGGGGCTTTGTCGGCATCATTGACGAAGTTATGATTTATAGCAAAGCCCTCTCAGCAGGCGAAGTTAAGCAAGTTTTTGAAGCGGAAGGTCTCCCCGTCGAACCACAAGGTAAACTCGCGACCCGTTGGGCGCAAATCAAATCTTCGTTCTAA
- a CDS encoding YCF48-related protein produces the protein MKLREQILSILVIMLLLAVVPFALAQRTWVTVSESKWQATFSDVFFVDAQHGWIVGSKATILHTTDGGQTWNQQPLPLDAELKKVRFINPQIGWAVGENGTVLKTTDGGQTWMKKNTGTRTALLGVSFADDKHGWASGDGGLIIGTKNGGTTWEKQTIDTNNTIEGIHFVSPQVGWAAGGGGTLLHTNDGGQTWGFQTSATVNTLDAIFMLSDKAGWAVGAGGAVVATVDGASWVVQESRVPNSNGMPEPVWDVHFANENVGIAAAEFGVILRTKDGGKTWAPLETRPVAARLQGVHMMSTTEAWIVGDKATVLHTVDGGDTWEVISSASELRAVYFHNDKLGWAVGEAGSVLHTSDGGETWKPQDSGNVFDLYGVGFIDENVGYVVGTNAALAETKDGGQTWGDLSDPGDEGHGTAERIKFEGDMSWLSAMGSYAMSFGSSTHAWAVGEMARVMHTKDGGQTWRNQDGAAMFVNLYGAHFINENVGWVVGDAGTISKTMDGGLTWTPTSQGPTWNDIHAIDEQTAWVAGEQGSIMATKDGGVTWIDQTVPTQANLNAILFRDANEGWAVGEGGTVLYTSDGGVTWLIQESPTMNNLRDLVQTPSGQLWAIGDATTIIRY, from the coding sequence ATGAAACTGAGAGAGCAGATATTATCTATTTTGGTAATCATGCTACTGCTTGCCGTTGTACCGTTCGCGCTTGCACAGAGAACGTGGGTAACAGTGAGTGAATCCAAGTGGCAGGCTACCTTTTCCGATGTCTTTTTTGTAGATGCACAACACGGATGGATTGTCGGTAGTAAGGCAACAATTTTACATACCACCGATGGTGGACAGACATGGAATCAGCAACCCCTACCACTTGATGCTGAACTAAAGAAAGTCCGCTTTATCAATCCACAGATTGGCTGGGCTGTTGGTGAAAATGGCACCGTGTTAAAGACCACCGATGGTGGGCAAACGTGGATGAAAAAGAATACAGGCACCCGCACAGCACTGTTAGGAGTCTCTTTTGCTGATGATAAACACGGCTGGGCAAGTGGAGATGGTGGACTTATCATCGGCACAAAAAACGGTGGGACAACATGGGAAAAACAGACCATTGACACCAATAACACGATTGAAGGTATCCATTTTGTGAGTCCACAGGTCGGTTGGGCAGCAGGTGGCGGCGGAACACTCCTTCATACCAACGACGGTGGACAGACATGGGGATTCCAGACAAGCGCAACGGTCAACACACTGGATGCCATCTTCATGCTCAGTGATAAAGCAGGATGGGCGGTTGGTGCCGGTGGCGCGGTTGTCGCAACAGTTGACGGTGCCAGTTGGGTAGTCCAAGAGAGCCGCGTCCCGAATTCTAACGGCATGCCTGAACCGGTTTGGGATGTCCACTTTGCTAATGAAAATGTGGGTATCGCTGCTGCGGAATTCGGCGTAATTCTCCGCACAAAAGATGGTGGAAAGACGTGGGCACCCCTCGAAACGCGACCCGTTGCTGCGCGTCTTCAAGGTGTGCACATGATGAGCACAACCGAAGCGTGGATCGTCGGCGATAAGGCAACGGTCCTGCACACGGTCGATGGCGGGGACACTTGGGAGGTTATTTCGAGTGCCAGCGAACTTCGAGCGGTCTATTTTCACAACGATAAACTCGGTTGGGCAGTCGGTGAGGCAGGAAGCGTCTTACATACCAGTGACGGTGGTGAAACATGGAAACCTCAAGATAGTGGAAACGTCTTTGACCTTTACGGTGTCGGGTTTATTGATGAAAACGTAGGTTATGTCGTCGGGACCAACGCTGCGTTGGCTGAAACAAAGGATGGCGGTCAAACCTGGGGAGACCTCAGCGATCCGGGGGATGAAGGCCACGGCACCGCGGAACGAATTAAGTTTGAAGGAGATATGAGTTGGCTAAGTGCCATGGGTTCCTACGCCATGAGTTTTGGAAGTTCTACACACGCGTGGGCGGTAGGTGAAATGGCGAGGGTTATGCACACGAAGGATGGCGGTCAAACTTGGAGGAATCAAGATGGTGCTGCTATGTTCGTCAATCTCTATGGGGCTCATTTCATCAATGAAAATGTAGGTTGGGTCGTCGGAGATGCCGGCACTATCTCGAAAACTATGGATGGCGGGCTGACTTGGACACCTACCTCGCAAGGACCAACGTGGAACGATATTCACGCTATAGATGAACAGACGGCGTGGGTGGCTGGCGAACAAGGATCTATTATGGCGACAAAGGATGGCGGTGTAACATGGATTGACCAAACAGTGCCAACACAAGCCAATCTCAATGCTATTTTGTTCCGGGATGCCAACGAAGGTTGGGCAGTAGGGGAAGGTGGAACAGTTCTTTACACATCCGATGGTGGTGTCACATGGTTGATACAAGAGTCGCCGACCATGAATAATCTGCGAGATCTCGTTCAAACGCCAAGTGGTCAGCTCTGGGCAATTGGGGATGCCACAACCATTATCCGCTATTAG
- a CDS encoding TolC family protein, whose product MSLSRFCHLIGAGTFLFLLINLSAVAQEPQVLTLEKSIEIAKQNNLDIQTAEQNLRAAEAQVRTARAGLLPRITANGNYTYFKDIQKSVIQAEGGFGFPMPNGEMDRMPPPSADNESDLIELEFGAHHNVQGTVNLTQPIFAWGRYYYSYQAAKLNHQAMQRSVDAAYNQLRLDVSEAFYGALVAQEFVRVAQQTVALVEKQLGIAEASLDAGAATNFDVLRAKVQLANAKSQLIRAENGVQTAKNAYKTVLNVPLAENISVEGTLEIPDNDKILALNLDGLIQQALENRPEMHRTQFSEHAAQKQIDIAKTRSRPDLALFSNYQISQNERLTEMNRIWSVGFQINIPIFDGFAASAAVQQSESALKQVQLGGDQVKIGVEFEVRAAYLNLRGAQALIDVQREAVAQAQESVRIANLQFQNGIITTVALTDTQIALAQAEVNRLQAHHDYVVGLARLEKAIGQVLQ is encoded by the coding sequence ATGAGTCTATCACGGTTCTGCCACTTGATCGGTGCCGGAACCTTTCTATTCCTTCTCATAAATCTCTCCGCTGTAGCACAAGAACCGCAGGTGTTGACCTTAGAGAAAAGTATTGAGATTGCGAAACAGAACAATCTTGACATTCAGACTGCTGAGCAGAACCTTAGGGCTGCTGAGGCACAAGTTCGCACAGCACGCGCAGGACTCTTGCCAAGAATTACAGCGAACGGTAATTACACCTATTTTAAAGATATACAAAAATCGGTCATTCAAGCCGAGGGCGGGTTTGGTTTCCCAATGCCGAACGGAGAAATGGACAGGATGCCACCGCCAAGTGCCGATAATGAGTCTGACCTAATTGAATTGGAATTTGGTGCCCATCACAATGTTCAAGGAACTGTGAATTTAACACAACCTATCTTCGCGTGGGGACGCTACTACTACAGTTATCAAGCCGCGAAACTCAACCATCAGGCAATGCAGCGGAGTGTTGATGCCGCTTATAATCAGCTCCGCTTAGACGTATCTGAGGCGTTTTATGGTGCACTGGTTGCTCAGGAATTCGTCAGGGTCGCGCAACAAACCGTCGCCTTGGTTGAAAAACAACTCGGCATCGCGGAGGCATCGTTGGATGCCGGGGCTGCCACTAACTTTGATGTGCTGCGTGCCAAAGTCCAACTTGCAAACGCTAAATCACAACTCATTCGTGCGGAGAACGGGGTCCAAACCGCTAAAAACGCCTATAAGACAGTCCTTAACGTTCCGCTCGCTGAGAACATATCGGTTGAAGGCACCCTTGAAATTCCAGACAACGATAAAATACTGGCGTTAAACCTTGATGGACTCATACAACAAGCACTTGAGAACCGTCCTGAAATGCACCGCACGCAATTCAGTGAGCATGCTGCCCAAAAACAGATTGACATTGCCAAAACGCGAAGTCGTCCAGACCTTGCTCTCTTCTCAAACTATCAAATTTCACAGAATGAAAGACTTACCGAAATGAATAGGATTTGGAGTGTCGGTTTCCAAATCAACATCCCAATTTTCGATGGGTTTGCAGCGAGCGCAGCTGTTCAACAGAGCGAGTCCGCTTTAAAACAGGTTCAGTTAGGCGGAGATCAAGTCAAAATTGGTGTTGAATTTGAGGTGCGAGCCGCCTATCTGAATCTTCGGGGTGCACAGGCACTTATTGATGTCCAACGCGAAGCGGTTGCCCAAGCACAAGAAAGCGTACGCATTGCTAATCTCCAATTTCAGAATGGGATCATTACCACGGTTGCATTGACCGACACGCAAATCGCACTCGCCCAAGCGGAAGTTAACCGCCTACAAGCGCATCACGATTATGTCGTCGGTTTGGCGAGATTGGAAAAAGCGATCGGACAAGTACTCCAATAA
- a CDS encoding LamG domain-containing protein, translated as MKLITRLTFVGFSLILSVCLFVTPAPAQLGIDTLTGLWLFDEGSGDVAVDSSNSALDAALVGDPVWVSGVFGSGLELNGSSAYVEVPAHVNPTDAITVSIWVKSMTDDWNQHGWMVEKRNAYIIHPNAGTKNVSWPICNSGCWNKPGSWRDGEVGPADITDWHLYTTTFDSATGEWNIYIDGVAESTMEINTDPIDADDGPLFIGRDTCCDGRFGDAIIDEVAIFNVALTADEIQMMMDKGLSALLLTPVEPEGKLSATWAKVKQQY; from the coding sequence ATGAAACTTATAACACGATTAACCTTTGTAGGCTTCAGTTTAATCTTGAGCGTCTGCCTGTTCGTCACTCCTGCTCCGGCACAACTTGGGATAGACACGCTAACTGGACTCTGGTTGTTCGATGAAGGAAGTGGCGATGTTGCTGTAGATTCTTCCAACAGCGCGCTTGATGCCGCGTTGGTAGGTGATCCAGTATGGGTGAGTGGTGTGTTCGGTTCAGGGTTGGAACTCAATGGCTCAAGTGCCTACGTCGAAGTCCCAGCACACGTAAATCCGACTGATGCCATTACCGTTTCAATCTGGGTTAAAAGTATGACGGATGACTGGAATCAGCACGGTTGGATGGTCGAAAAACGGAATGCGTATATCATCCATCCCAACGCAGGCACCAAAAACGTTTCGTGGCCAATTTGTAACAGTGGCTGCTGGAATAAACCGGGTAGTTGGCGCGACGGAGAAGTCGGACCAGCTGACATCACCGATTGGCACCTCTACACCACCACTTTCGACAGTGCAACCGGCGAGTGGAATATCTATATCGACGGCGTGGCAGAGAGCACAATGGAAATCAATACCGATCCAATTGATGCTGACGATGGTCCGCTATTCATCGGTAGGGACACCTGCTGTGACGGCAGGTTCGGCGATGCAATTATTGACGAAGTCGCTATATTCAATGTTGCTTTAACGGCTGATGAGATTCAGATGATGATGGACAAAGGACTTTCGGCGTTGCTTTTGACACCAGTCGAACCTGAGGGCAAACTCTCTGCGACTTGGGCAAAGGTTAAACAGCAGTATTAG